The Lactuca sativa cultivar Salinas chromosome 2, Lsat_Salinas_v11, whole genome shotgun sequence genome includes a window with the following:
- the LOC111908366 gene encoding vicilin-like seed storage protein At4g36700, with the protein MRDNSFSLRLVIFAYFLVPFIPHFPHAIAATGLAGGVHGGTVPVSDGPTVRKEERWPLESSEFGEVSGVKISDGENGCYHLHFITMDANSLFLPVHLYSQMVFYVNSGSGTLNWMNVEEDDDKLRTVKLQKGDIYRLTPQTVFYLQNDIHYQDPQKLEIYAIFSAADDQLQNGQFAKAYASVQDLLLGFDDKVLQSSLSVSEEVIEELREGKQSMIVQGQPETNTSMWEVGSRAIRAFIGSKNDGFFEVENDKKAYNILKADRDVENRYGWSTTVTRKQLDVLKDTDFGVVMVNLTKGVMMGPHWNPNGDEVAVVLHGEGMITVVCPTIEKQTLCKNSKFRVAEGDVFVVPRYHPMAQISFNNDSFVFIVFTITSKKNHPQYLAGKSSILRKLGKKVLTKSFNVRNTTIDQLLSAQREYAIYECTSCAEEEEAGREREGGGGGGWRHDEKEREGEVARREEEEMQRRQREADEAAERGRVGEGEGGSNGRGIE; encoded by the exons ATGAGGGACAATTCTTTTTCACTTCGACTTGTAATCTTTGCATACTTTCTAGTACCTTTCATTCCCCACTTCCCGCATGCAATTGCAGCAACAGGTTTAGCTGGTGGTGTTCACGGCGGTACTGTGCCGGTGAGTGACGGACCTACGGTGAGGAAAGAAGAGAGGTGGCCTTTAGAGTCGTCGGAGTTTGGTGAAGTCTCAGGCGTTAAGATTAGTGATGGTGAAAATGGTTGCTACCACCTCCATTTTATTACCATGGACGCTAACTCTCTATTCCTTCCTGTTCATCTTTATTCACAAATGGTTTTCTATGTTAATTCAG GCAGTGGAACTCTGAACTGGATGAATGTCGAGGAAGATGACGATAAGCTCCGAACAGTAAAGTTGCAGAAGGGAGACATCTACAGACTGACTCCCCAAACTGTTTTTTACTTGCAAAACGACATACACTACCAAGACCCCCAGAAACTTGAAATTTACGCCATTTTTTCAGCTGCAGATGACCAACTACAA AACGGACAATTCGCCAAAGCTTACGCCAGTGTTCAAGATCTACTGCTAGGGTTTGATGACAAAGTCCTTCAGTCATCCCTGAGT GTGTCGGAGGAAGTGATAGAAGAGCTAAGAGAAGGGAAGCAATCTATGATTGTGCAAGGACAACCTGAAACGAATACATCCATGTGGGAAGTTGGTTCTCGAGCTATCAGAGCTTTCATTGGATCCAAGAATGATGGATTCTTCGAAGTCGAAAACGATAAGAAAGCATACAATATTCTTAAGGCAGATCGTGATGTTGAAAATCGCTATGGATGGAGTACAACTGTGACAAGAAAACAATTGGATGTGTTGAAAGATACTGATTTCGGTGTTGTAATGGTGAATCTCACCAAG GGAGTGATGATGGGACCTCATTGGAACCCAAATGGCGATGAGGTAGCTGTTGTGTTGCATGGAGAAGGAATGATTACAGTGGTTTGTCCTACCATTGAGAAGCAAACATTATGCAAGAACTCAAAGTTTAGAGTTGCAGAAGGTGATGTGTTTGTAGTGCCAAGATATCATCCGATGGCTCAAATATCCTTCAATAACGACTCCTTTGTTTTCATTGTGTTCACGATTACATCAAAGAAAAATCATCCTCAATATCTAGCTGGAAAATCGTCGATTCTCAGGAAGCTGGGTAAAAAAGTGTTGACCAAGTCTTTTAATGTCAGGAACACGACAATTGATCAACTTTTGTCTGCTCAAAGAGAATACGCCATCTATGAATGCACGTCGTGTGCTGAGGAAGAAGAAGCTGGTAGGGAAAGGgagggaggaggtggaggaggatgGAGGCATGATGAGAAAGAAAGAGAAGGAGAAGTAGCTAGAAGGGAAGAGGAAGAAATGCAAAGGAGGCAGAGAGAGGCGGATGAGGCGGCTGAGAGAGGAAGAGTGGGGGAGGGGGAAGGTGGCAGCAACGGTCGTGGAATCGAATGA